In the Clostridia bacterium genome, one interval contains:
- a CDS encoding Ig-like domain-containing protein, with the protein MTGRGIKDIGWRPVWAIVLCLLLAAGLTGLLGLLASAPALAAGGDLVIEGPGLNNPGPITITQSQLRGEADLPPELQAVYGKARLEQYDEWYSVINTWPTKSWYRGRGVKLTDLLKLAGGLKPEATLLYFLASDGYMVTFTVRELVYEPRYRFPNFMSTGVAGHIPGDPSGAVRVETIIAHHSFTSQSLEEILDDSKLNPNYANHLLYGQRAVTQQTNPRFAKYVIKIEVLTDPVAKWDNPTATPPPGEVPVGTKVELHGPADDEDKVHYTLDGSDPTIESPMYNWIARRWWSSRADVLDEINRPIEITQDTTIKAFVTGPGREDSDIVTLEYTVPRVAVTGVSIAEGDEVELEAGQTKQLTAVVQPVNATNQNVTWSSSNAAVATVSETGLVTAVSPGTATITVTTQDGGHTDSITVTVVPAEPDRPRYSVEPAEDDLYTIGATPDGIKTMTVNAGASGFAYFTVGIEPLVAHDGSETVVFAHFRSGAQMGLNALRADFDGVGAGQAQAGFNVQPGDVIKVFVVDALSNAPDHNPKILQ; encoded by the coding sequence GAACAACCCCGGGCCCATAACCATTACCCAATCTCAGCTACGGGGAGAGGCCGACCTACCCCCGGAGTTGCAGGCGGTATACGGCAAGGCGCGTCTAGAGCAGTACGATGAATGGTACAGCGTCATCAACACCTGGCCTACCAAGAGCTGGTACCGGGGACGGGGGGTCAAGCTGACCGACCTTTTGAAGCTGGCCGGGGGGCTTAAGCCGGAGGCTACTTTGCTCTATTTTCTTGCCTCTGACGGCTACATGGTGACCTTTACGGTGCGGGAGCTGGTTTACGAACCCCGGTATCGTTTTCCCAATTTCATGAGCACCGGTGTGGCGGGCCACATTCCCGGCGACCCGTCGGGGGCGGTGCGGGTAGAAACCATCATCGCCCACCACAGTTTCACCAGCCAGAGCCTTGAGGAGATTCTCGACGACAGCAAGCTTAACCCTAACTATGCCAACCACCTCCTGTACGGACAGCGGGCGGTAACCCAGCAGACCAACCCCAGGTTTGCCAAGTACGTAATCAAAATCGAGGTGCTGACCGATCCCGTGGCCAAGTGGGATAACCCCACGGCCACTCCTCCGCCCGGAGAGGTGCCGGTGGGCACTAAGGTGGAGTTGCACGGCCCGGCGGACGACGAGGACAAGGTGCACTACACCTTGGACGGCAGCGATCCGACCATAGAAAGCCCCATGTACAATTGGATTGCCCGGCGCTGGTGGTCCTCGCGGGCCGACGTTCTCGACGAAATCAACCGGCCGATAGAGATCACCCAGGACACCACCATCAAGGCCTTTGTCACCGGCCCCGGCCGGGAGGACAGCGACATCGTAACTCTCGAGTACACGGTGCCCAGGGTAGCGGTAACCGGGGTGAGCATTGCCGAGGGTGACGAGGTGGAGCTGGAGGCGGGCCAGACCAAGCAGCTCACGGCGGTGGTCCAGCCGGTAAACGCCACCAACCAGAACGTTACCTGGTCCAGCAGCAATGCGGCTGTCGCCACGGTGAGTGAGACCGGCCTGGTGACCGCAGTATCGCCCGGCACCGCCACCATCACGGTCACCACGCAGGACGGGGGCCACACCGACAGCATCACCGTGACCGTGGTGCCGGCAGAGCCGGACAGGCCGAGATACAGTGTAGAGCCGGCGGAAGACGATCTTTACACCATCGGGGCGACACCGGACGGCATCAAGACCATGACCGTCAACGCCGGCGCGAGCGGCTTTGCATACTTCACGGTCGGCATTGAGCCGCTTGTCGCCCACGACGGCAGCGAGACCGTGGTGTTCGCCCACTTCAGGAGCGGTGCCCAGATGGGGCTCAACGCTCTCAGGGCCGACTTTGACGGGGTTGGGGCCGGTCAGGCCCAGGCGGGCTTCAACGTGCAGCCCGGAGACGTGATCAAGGTTTTCGTTGTGGACGCGCTGAGCAATGCCCCTGACCACAATCCAAAGATCTTGCAGTAG